The Vigna unguiculata cultivar IT97K-499-35 chromosome 6, ASM411807v1, whole genome shotgun sequence genome contains a region encoding:
- the LOC114187001 gene encoding putative E3 ubiquitin-protein ligase LIN isoform X2 translates to MAAFGEYSAQCPTPERPKHRLSQHEKKPLPSYICHDPKGLPSPKHKVEKNSSKTVSSSSSPQRKRGGSASERSNSKSLVSADSRRVGTLMDEVAIGAVIAVLSGYIGRYVKDEIFRKTIREKCSSLLDRRRRKDAGDEVFVNMELGMKKIDRLVESQGTTEQVRMIKRLRSSIELLSVVATSNSKTSRDASTCGVLNSHLSACAQLYLAVAYKLQKNDRVASKHLLQVFCDSPSFSRTYLLPDLWEHLFLPHLLHVKIWYNTGLEFLSNEAHGEKEQKMKVHNKVYNEKIDRGTILFAQYYKQWLKVGASEPPIPNVSLPSRPSYRLSRRSSDSFVSNSSINQNLFKTVFGSKLEQQPSGLGDQNGVLRITTGLEIDEKLYEDECKNSSVQKGDRVFVGRSSHFGKNQAQLWPTSQRLDYFQCLSCRFIPKESFENSNRRPKNASAVLSRDFAGAITTIGSSDILSDCEFAIRVITKAWLNSPGDPLIEEALTQPSVVQAMLEVLFSSTNDEILELIISILAELIGRNGAIKQIILNSDPQLEIFVRLLRSTSLFLKAAVLLYLSQPKAKQMLSSEWVPLILRVLEFGDKLQTLFTVQCSPQVAAFYVLDQLLTGFDEDKNLENARQVLSLGGLTLLMARIEGEIHERNNAAMIISCCIRAEGSCRSFLADNINKTSLLELIVVGSKQNSSGYALSVLVELLCLDETKTLNFLRGLKDGWSGINVMHVFFIYLEKAPPEERPIVAVILLLLDLMEDPFKGSLYRSEAIQALVAALNCQACNDREQQQSARALYLLGGHFSHSGEPLMENSLLQKAGFREICFEDSYPGKENVVYDSIHKNVEEEAESWQKRKALVLFNNGYKNLLSALADTIANGIPCLARASLITISWMSSYLNLIEDTMLPPMVFSILRPQLLQSLDYDKDVEERVLASYSLLYLVKYSGCVSDLPSLDKDSLTHLRNLSLVTWTANEVIAIFSKRSLQLRQ, encoded by the exons ATGGCTGCCTTTGGAGAATATTCTGCCCAATGTCCAACCCCGGAGAGACCTAAACACAGACTTTCACAGCATGAGAAAAAACCACTTCCTTCATACATCTGTCATGATCCAAAAGGCCTTCCTTCACCCAAGCACAAGGTAGAGAAGAATTCATCAAAAactgtgtcttcttcttcttctcctcaacGCAAAAGGGGTGGTTCTGCTTCGGAAAGATCAAATTCTAAGTCACTGGTGTCAGCAGATTCAAGAAGGGTAGGAACCTTGATGGATGAAGTTGCCATTGGAGCAGTGATTGCTGTCCTCAGTGGCTACATAGGAAGATATGTGAAAGATGAGATTTTCAGGAAAACAATCCGAGAGAAGTGTAGTTCTCTCTTggacagaagaagaagaaaggatgcAGGTGATGAGGTTTTTGTGAACATGGAATTGGGTATGAAGAAAATTGATAGATTAGTAGAAAGTCAAGGAACAACGGAACAGGTGAGGATGATCAAAAGGTTAAGGAGTTCCATTGAGCTTTTAAGCGTAGTTGCTACTTCGAATTCTAAAACTTCCAGGGATGCTTCAACCTGTGGTGTGCTAAATTCACATCTCTCAGCTTGTGCTCAGCTATATCTGGCAGTAGCTTACAAGCTGCAGAAAAATGACAGGGTTGCCTCTAAGCATTTACTGCAAGTGTTTTGTGATTCTCCGAGTTTTTCTCGAACCTACTTGCTTCCTGACCTTTGGGAGCATTTGTTTCTTCCCCATCTTCTCCATGTCAAAATTTGGTACAACACTGGGCTTGAGTTCCTTTCAAACGAAGCTCATGGTGAGAAGGAACAGAAAATGAAGGTGCACAACAAAGTTTACAATGAAAAGATTGATAGAGGGACTATTCTGTTTGCTCAGTATTACAAGCAATGGCTTAAAGTTGGGGCCAGTGAGCCACCTATTCCTAATGTCTCTTTGCCATCAAGGCCAAGTTACAGATTATCAAGAAGGTCTTCAGATTCTTTTGTTTCAAATTCCTCAATCAACCAAAACTT ATTCAAGACAGTGTTCGGCTCCAAACTAGAGCAGCAACCTTCTGGTCTTGGTGACCAAAATGGAGTGTTGAGAATTACCACAGGCCTAGAGATTGATGAAAAGTTGTATGAAGATGAATGcaaaaacagttcagttcag AAAGGAGATAGGGTATTTGTTGGAAGATCAAGTCATTTTGGCAAAAATCAAGCTCAATTATGGCCAACGTCGCAGAGATTGGACTATTTTCAGTGTCTTTCTTGCAGGTTCATTCCAAAGGAAAGCTTTGAGAACAGCAACCGTAGACCCAAGAATGCTTCAGCTGTTCTTTCAAGAGATTTTGCTGGAGCTATTACAACTATAGGTTCGTCAGATATTCTAAGTGACTGTGAATTCGCTATTCGTGTGATTACTAAAGCTTGGTTGAACTCTCCTGGTGATCCTCTAATTGAAGAAGCACTGACACAGCCTAGTGTAGTTCAAGCTATGCTTGAGGTGTTATTTTCCTCAACCAATGATGAGATTCTTGAATTGAtcatatcaattttagcagaaTTAATAGGAAGGAATGGTGCAATTAAGCAAATTATACTGAACTCTGATCCTCAACTAGAAATATTTGTGAGGCTTCTAAGAAGCACTAGTCTGTTTCTAAAGGCTGCAGTTCTACTTTATCTATCACAACCAAAGGCAAAGCAGATGCTATCTTCAGAATGGGTGCCATTGATCCTTCGAGTGCTGGAATTTGGAGACAAATTGCAGACCCTCTTCACAGTACAATGCAGTCCTCAAGTGGCAGCATTCTATGTTTTGGACCAACTTCTTACTGGTTTTGATGAAGATAAGAACTTAGAAAATGCAAGGCAAGTACTTTCACTTGGGGGATTGACCCTGCTAATGGCAAGGATCGAAGGAGAGATCCACGAGAGAAACAATGCTGCTATGATAATTTCATGTTGCATTCGCGCCGAAGGAAGCTGCAGAAGTTTCTTAGCTGACAACATAAACAAGACTTCATTACTTGAACTCATTGTTGTTGGAAGTAAACAAAATTCCAGTGGCTATGCCTTGTCTGTGCTGGTCGAGTTGCTCTGCCTTGATGA AACAAAGACTTTAAATTTCTTAAGAGGACTTAAAGATGGATGGAGTGGCATAAACGTAATGCACGTTTTCTTCATTTACCTTGAGAAGGCTCCACCTGAAGAACGCCCTATAGTTGCAGTAATATTGTTGCTGCTTGATCTTATG GAAGATCCTTTCAAGGGAAGCTTATACAGATCAGAAGCAATCCAAGCACTTGTAGCAGCTTTGAATTGTCAAGCATGTAATGATAGAGAGCAACAGCAATCAGCACGAGCTCTATACCTATTAGGAGGTCACTTTTCTCATTCAGGGGAACCATTAATGGAAAATTCTCTTTTACAAAAAGCAGGTTTCAGAGAAATTTGCTTTGAAGATTCATATCCGGGCAAGGAAAATGTTGTTTATGATTCAATTCACAAG AATGTGGAGGAAGAAGCAGAAAGttggcaaaaaagaaaagccCTTGTCTTGTTCAACAATGGATACAAGAATTTGCTATCAGCACTTGCAGATACCATAGCCAATGGAATTCCATGTTTAGCACGAGCAAGTCTCATAACCATTTCATGGATGAGCAGCTACCTCAATTTAATTGAAGATACAATGTTGCCACCAATGGTATTCTCAATCTTAAGACCACAATTACTACAATCCTTGGATTATGATAAAGATGTTGAGGAAAGAGTTCTAGCATCATATTCATTGCTATACCTTGTCAAATATTCAG GATGTGTCTCCGATTTACCATCATTGGACAAAGACTCACTCACACATCTCCGAAATCTCTCCCTAGTGACTTGGACGGCCAACGAGGTCATTGCAATCTTCTCAAAAAGAAGCTTGCAATTGCGACAATGA
- the LOC114187001 gene encoding putative E3 ubiquitin-protein ligase LIN isoform X1 — translation MAAFGEYSAQCPTPERPKHRLSQHEKKPLPSYICHDPKGLPSPKHKVEKNSSKTVSSSSSPQRKRGGSASERSNSKSLVSADSRRVGTLMDEVAIGAVIAVLSGYIGRYVKDEIFRKTIREKCSSLLDRRRRKDAGDEVFVNMELGMKKIDRLVESQGTTEQVRMIKRLRSSIELLSVVATSNSKTSRDASTCGVLNSHLSACAQLYLAVAYKLQKNDRVASKHLLQVFCDSPSFSRTYLLPDLWEHLFLPHLLHVKIWYNTGLEFLSNEAHGEKEQKMKVHNKVYNEKIDRGTILFAQYYKQWLKVGASEPPIPNVSLPSRPSYRLSRRSSDSFVSNSSINQNLFKTVFGSKLEQQPSGLGDQNGVLRITTGLEIDEKLYEDECKNSSVQKGDRVFVGRSSHFGKNQAQLWPTSQRLDYFQCLSCRFIPKESFENSNRRPKNASAVLSRDFAGAITTIGSSDILSDCEFAIRVITKAWLNSPGDPLIEEALTQPSVVQAMLEVLFSSTNDEILELIISILAELIGRNGAIKQIILNSDPQLEIFVRLLRSTSLFLKAAVLLYLSQPKAKQMLSSEWVPLILRVLEFGDKLQTLFTVQCSPQVAAFYVLDQLLTGFDEDKNLENARQVLSLGGLTLLMARIEGEIHERNNAAMIISCCIRAEGSCRSFLADNINKTSLLELIVVGSKQNSSGYALSVLVELLCLDERTKTLNFLRGLKDGWSGINVMHVFFIYLEKAPPEERPIVAVILLLLDLMEDPFKGSLYRSEAIQALVAALNCQACNDREQQQSARALYLLGGHFSHSGEPLMENSLLQKAGFREICFEDSYPGKENVVYDSIHKNVEEEAESWQKRKALVLFNNGYKNLLSALADTIANGIPCLARASLITISWMSSYLNLIEDTMLPPMVFSILRPQLLQSLDYDKDVEERVLASYSLLYLVKYSGCVSDLPSLDKDSLTHLRNLSLVTWTANEVIAIFSKRSLQLRQ, via the exons ATGGCTGCCTTTGGAGAATATTCTGCCCAATGTCCAACCCCGGAGAGACCTAAACACAGACTTTCACAGCATGAGAAAAAACCACTTCCTTCATACATCTGTCATGATCCAAAAGGCCTTCCTTCACCCAAGCACAAGGTAGAGAAGAATTCATCAAAAactgtgtcttcttcttcttctcctcaacGCAAAAGGGGTGGTTCTGCTTCGGAAAGATCAAATTCTAAGTCACTGGTGTCAGCAGATTCAAGAAGGGTAGGAACCTTGATGGATGAAGTTGCCATTGGAGCAGTGATTGCTGTCCTCAGTGGCTACATAGGAAGATATGTGAAAGATGAGATTTTCAGGAAAACAATCCGAGAGAAGTGTAGTTCTCTCTTggacagaagaagaagaaaggatgcAGGTGATGAGGTTTTTGTGAACATGGAATTGGGTATGAAGAAAATTGATAGATTAGTAGAAAGTCAAGGAACAACGGAACAGGTGAGGATGATCAAAAGGTTAAGGAGTTCCATTGAGCTTTTAAGCGTAGTTGCTACTTCGAATTCTAAAACTTCCAGGGATGCTTCAACCTGTGGTGTGCTAAATTCACATCTCTCAGCTTGTGCTCAGCTATATCTGGCAGTAGCTTACAAGCTGCAGAAAAATGACAGGGTTGCCTCTAAGCATTTACTGCAAGTGTTTTGTGATTCTCCGAGTTTTTCTCGAACCTACTTGCTTCCTGACCTTTGGGAGCATTTGTTTCTTCCCCATCTTCTCCATGTCAAAATTTGGTACAACACTGGGCTTGAGTTCCTTTCAAACGAAGCTCATGGTGAGAAGGAACAGAAAATGAAGGTGCACAACAAAGTTTACAATGAAAAGATTGATAGAGGGACTATTCTGTTTGCTCAGTATTACAAGCAATGGCTTAAAGTTGGGGCCAGTGAGCCACCTATTCCTAATGTCTCTTTGCCATCAAGGCCAAGTTACAGATTATCAAGAAGGTCTTCAGATTCTTTTGTTTCAAATTCCTCAATCAACCAAAACTT ATTCAAGACAGTGTTCGGCTCCAAACTAGAGCAGCAACCTTCTGGTCTTGGTGACCAAAATGGAGTGTTGAGAATTACCACAGGCCTAGAGATTGATGAAAAGTTGTATGAAGATGAATGcaaaaacagttcagttcag AAAGGAGATAGGGTATTTGTTGGAAGATCAAGTCATTTTGGCAAAAATCAAGCTCAATTATGGCCAACGTCGCAGAGATTGGACTATTTTCAGTGTCTTTCTTGCAGGTTCATTCCAAAGGAAAGCTTTGAGAACAGCAACCGTAGACCCAAGAATGCTTCAGCTGTTCTTTCAAGAGATTTTGCTGGAGCTATTACAACTATAGGTTCGTCAGATATTCTAAGTGACTGTGAATTCGCTATTCGTGTGATTACTAAAGCTTGGTTGAACTCTCCTGGTGATCCTCTAATTGAAGAAGCACTGACACAGCCTAGTGTAGTTCAAGCTATGCTTGAGGTGTTATTTTCCTCAACCAATGATGAGATTCTTGAATTGAtcatatcaattttagcagaaTTAATAGGAAGGAATGGTGCAATTAAGCAAATTATACTGAACTCTGATCCTCAACTAGAAATATTTGTGAGGCTTCTAAGAAGCACTAGTCTGTTTCTAAAGGCTGCAGTTCTACTTTATCTATCACAACCAAAGGCAAAGCAGATGCTATCTTCAGAATGGGTGCCATTGATCCTTCGAGTGCTGGAATTTGGAGACAAATTGCAGACCCTCTTCACAGTACAATGCAGTCCTCAAGTGGCAGCATTCTATGTTTTGGACCAACTTCTTACTGGTTTTGATGAAGATAAGAACTTAGAAAATGCAAGGCAAGTACTTTCACTTGGGGGATTGACCCTGCTAATGGCAAGGATCGAAGGAGAGATCCACGAGAGAAACAATGCTGCTATGATAATTTCATGTTGCATTCGCGCCGAAGGAAGCTGCAGAAGTTTCTTAGCTGACAACATAAACAAGACTTCATTACTTGAACTCATTGTTGTTGGAAGTAAACAAAATTCCAGTGGCTATGCCTTGTCTGTGCTGGTCGAGTTGCTCTGCCTTGATGA AAGAACAAAGACTTTAAATTTCTTAAGAGGACTTAAAGATGGATGGAGTGGCATAAACGTAATGCACGTTTTCTTCATTTACCTTGAGAAGGCTCCACCTGAAGAACGCCCTATAGTTGCAGTAATATTGTTGCTGCTTGATCTTATG GAAGATCCTTTCAAGGGAAGCTTATACAGATCAGAAGCAATCCAAGCACTTGTAGCAGCTTTGAATTGTCAAGCATGTAATGATAGAGAGCAACAGCAATCAGCACGAGCTCTATACCTATTAGGAGGTCACTTTTCTCATTCAGGGGAACCATTAATGGAAAATTCTCTTTTACAAAAAGCAGGTTTCAGAGAAATTTGCTTTGAAGATTCATATCCGGGCAAGGAAAATGTTGTTTATGATTCAATTCACAAG AATGTGGAGGAAGAAGCAGAAAGttggcaaaaaagaaaagccCTTGTCTTGTTCAACAATGGATACAAGAATTTGCTATCAGCACTTGCAGATACCATAGCCAATGGAATTCCATGTTTAGCACGAGCAAGTCTCATAACCATTTCATGGATGAGCAGCTACCTCAATTTAATTGAAGATACAATGTTGCCACCAATGGTATTCTCAATCTTAAGACCACAATTACTACAATCCTTGGATTATGATAAAGATGTTGAGGAAAGAGTTCTAGCATCATATTCATTGCTATACCTTGTCAAATATTCAG GATGTGTCTCCGATTTACCATCATTGGACAAAGACTCACTCACACATCTCCGAAATCTCTCCCTAGTGACTTGGACGGCCAACGAGGTCATTGCAATCTTCTCAAAAAGAAGCTTGCAATTGCGACAATGA
- the LOC114187366 gene encoding regulatory protein NPR3, translated as MAYSAEPSSSLSFTSSSHLSNGSVSHNICSSYGSDPGPNLEVISLSKLSSHLEQLLIESDCDYSDADIIVEGIPVSVHRCILASRSKFFHELFKKEKGSSEKEGKLKYNMSDLLPYGKVGYEAFLIFLGYVYTGKLKPSPMEVSTCVDNVCAHDACRPAINFAVELMYASSIFQIPELVSLFQRRLLNFIGKALVEDVIPILTVAFHCQSSQLVTQCIDRVARSDLDQISIDKELPHELSGKVKLLRHNPQQDVENDASELDALSLKRITRIHRALDSDDVELVKLLLNESNVTLDEAYALHYAAAYCDPKVVSEVLGLALANVNLRNSRGYTVLHVAAMRKEASIIVSLLTKGACASDLTFDGQSAVSICRRLTRPKDYHAKTEQGKETNNDRICIDVLEREMRRNPLARDACISSHTMADDLHMKLLYLENRVAFARLFFPSEAKLAMDIAHAETTSEFAGLSASNSKNSNGNLREVDLNETPIVQNKRLLSRMEALMKTVEMGRRYFPHCSEVLDKFMEDDLPDLFYLEKGTQEEQRIKRTRFMELKDDVHKAFSKDKAEFSRSGISSSSSSSSLKDSVVHYKARKV; from the exons ATGGCGTATTCAGCCGAACCCTCATCTTCTTTGAGCTTCACTTCATCTTCCCATTTATCAAATGGCTCAGTTAGCCACAACATTTGCTCTTCTTACGGCTCTGACCCTGGACCTAACCTTGAGGTTATCAGTTTGAGTAAGCTTAGCTCCCACTTGGAGCAGCTTTTGATTGAATCTGACTGTGATTATAGTGATGCTGACATCATCGTAGAAGGAATACCAGTTAGTGTTCATCGATGCATTCTGGCCTCTAGAAGCAAGTTTTTCCATGAATTATTCAAGAAAGAGAAGGGGTCATCAGAAAAAGAAGGGAAGTTGAAGTATAACATGAGTGATTTGTTGCCTTATGGCAAGGTTGGATATGAAGCCTTCCTCATATTCTTGGGATATGTATATACTGGTAAACTCAAGCCCTCTCCAATGGAGGTGTCTACATGTGTTGACAATGTATGTGCCCATGATGCTTGTAGACCTGCAATTAACTTTGCTGTGGAGTTGATGTATGCCTCTTCCATTTTTCAAATACCAGAGTTGGTATCACTTTTCCAG CGACGTCTACTGAACTTTATAGGAAAGGCTCTTGTGGAAGATGTGATTCCAATCCTCACTGTTGCATTCCATTGTCAATCGAGTCAACTTGTCACTCAATGTATTGATAGGGTGGCAAGATCAGACCTTGACCAGATTTCAATCGACAAAGAGCTTCCGCATGAACTCTCAGGAAAAGTGAAATTGCTGCGCCACAACCCTCAGCAAGATGTCGAAAATGATGCATCTGAATTGGATGCTTTGTCGCTGAAACGAATCACTAGAATACACAGGGCATTGGACTCCGATGATGTTGAGCTTGTTAAACTTCTTCTAAATGAGTCAAACGTTACTTTAGATGAAGCCTATGCTCTTCATTACGCTGCAGCCTATTGTGACCCCAAGGTTGTTTCTGAGGTTCTTGGTTTGGCACTGGCTAATGTTAATCTTCGGAATTCTCGAGGATACACAGTGCTTCATGTTGCTGCTATGAGGAAAGAGGCTTCTATTATAGTATCGCTGCTTACAAAAGGGGCTTGTGCATCAGATTTGACTTTTGATGGTCAGAGTGCTGTGAGTATTTGTCGAAGGTTGACGAGGCCAAAGGATTATCATGCGAAAACAGAACAGggaaaagaaacaaacaacgATCGGATATGCATCGATGTTCTCGAAAGAGAAATGCGGAGGAATCCACTGGCCAGAGATGCTTGTATCTCTTCCCATACCATGGCTGATGACCTCCACATGAAACTACTATACCTTGAGAACAGAG TGGCATTTGCAAGGCTTTTCTTCCCTTCAGAAGCCAAACTTGCCATGGACATTGCGCATGCTGAGACAACATCGGAGTTTGCTGGTCTCTCTGCATCAAactcaaaaaattcaaatggaAACTTGAGGGAGGTTGATCTCAATGAGACTCCCATAGTGCAAAATAAAAGACTTCTTTCTAGAATGGAGGCCCTTATGAAGACAG TGGAAATGGGGCGGCGATACTTCCCACACTGCTCAGAAGTGTTGGACAAGTTCATGGAGGATGATCTACCAGACTTGTTTTATCTTGAAAAGGGTACTCAAGAAGAGCAGAGAATCAAAAGAACACGGTTCATGGAGCTTAAAGATGATGTTCACAAGGCCTTCAGCAAGGACAAGGCCGAGTTTAGCCGCTCTGGcatttcatcttcatcttcttcgtcTTCCCTCAAAGATTCTGTTGTACATTACAAGGCTAGGAAAGTGTAA
- the LOC114187430 gene encoding uncharacterized protein LOC114187430: MASISPSSSNSTSTPSVTDRTKQLRLHEVALAELNNQPSSRAVYRKNGNLFFRTTIQTATAMEQKELESAKSKLKGLDSSS, translated from the exons ATGGCATCGATTTCTCCTTCTTCAAGCAATTCAACCTCCACGCCAAGTGTTACTGATCGGACGAAGCAACTGAGGCTCCACGAAGTCGCCTTAGCCGAGCTCAACAACCAACCTTCTTCCAGA GCTGTGTATAGGAAGAATGGGAACTTATTTTTTCGCACAACCATCCAAACAGCAACAGCAATGGAACAGA AAGAACTTGAGTCAGCCAAATCGAAGCTAAAAGGTCTGGATTCTTCTTCGTAG
- the LOC114186885 gene encoding O-fucosyltransferase 23-like codes for MEVLSKFSIGIMNSVTSKCMILFVTVLILRALLFPSFPGFEGIEWSNLVHIRTPLLNFDFGIRQDKFLVAPQIVWGLNNQKIAFARACLTARMLNRTLLMPSLSASLFYKEVDLLQPISFDKIFQFEKFNTLCHGFVRLGRYSDVLNRTQVLEMEKGSGRRWTMEKDLSQLKKHGKGSFDDHEVIRIVGKNPFLWHDHWPVKDYARIFECLYLTEEIAKEVDRVVSRIRAVEGKITGNTEAVEMQNNITNDGPYFEPLPYVAVHMRIEIDWMIHCKNLERRLNTNQICSGKKEIVERVRNIAGLKTPVVVYLAVADKLLNNSSILDDWEEGFVPFEKKKLGVDGIYKKYPYLIQSAIDYEVCLRADTFVGNSFSTFSSLIVLERTQKMIRMNGTNLCGENVRWPSYAYNIPGTSNGPKRWVTNMSESNLQSISYGTNHISC; via the coding sequence ATGGAAGTGTTGTCGAAGTTTTCGATCGGCATAATGAATTCAGTAACTAGCAAATGTATGATTTTGTTTGTTACTGTTTTGATTCTTAGAGCATTGTTGTTTCCATCCTTCCCTGGTTTTGAAGGGATTGAATGGAGTAACCTTGTACATATACGCACTCCATTGTTGAATTTCGATTTTGGAATCCGGCAAGATAAGTTTTTGGTAGCTCCCCAGATTGTGTGGGGATTAAACAACCAGAAGATTGCATTTGCAAGGGCCTGTCTTACTGCTAGAATGCTGAACAGAACATTGTTGATGCCAAGCCTCAGTGCCTCATTGTTTTACAAAGAAGTTGACCTCTTGCAACCTATTTCCTTTGACAAGATATTCCAGTTTGAGAAGTTTAATACCCTCTGCCATGGTTTTGTCCGGTTGGGGCGCTATTCAGATGTCTTGAATAGAACACAAGTGCTGGAAATGGAAAAGGGAAGTGGCAGGAGGTGGACGATGGAGAAAGATTTGTCACAATTGAAGAAGCATGGCAAGGGCTCTTTTGATGACCACGAGGTAATTAGGATTGTAGGGAAGAACCCTTTCTTGTGGCATGATCATTGGCCTGTGAAGGACTATGCAAGGATTTTTGAGTGCTTGTATTTGACAGAAGAGATTGCTAAGGAAGTAGACAGGGTTGTGTCTAGGATTAGAGCTGTTGAAGGAAAGATAACCGGCAACACTGAAGCAGTGGAAATGCAGAACAATATCACCAATGATGGACCTTATTTTGAGCCCCTTCCATATGTTGCTGTCCACATGAGGATAGAAATTGATTGGATGATTCACTGTAAAAATTTAGAGCGGCGATTGAACACGAACCAAATCTGCAGTGGCAAGAAAGAGATAGTGGAAAGAGTCAGGAACATTGCTGGTTTGAAGACTCCAGTGGTTGTTTATCTTGCTGTTGCTGATAAACTCCTAAACAATTCTTCCATACTTGATGATTGGGAGGAAGGGTTTGTTCCTTTTGAGAAGAAGAAACTTGGTGTTGATGGAATTTACAAGAAGTATCCCTATTTAATTCAGTCTGCAATCGACTATGAAGTGTGTCTAAGAGCTGATACCTTTGTGGGGAACAGTTTCTCAACATTTTCAAGTCTTATAGTTCTTGAAAGAACACAGAAGATGATCAGAATGAATGGCACCAACTTGTGTGGAGAAAATGTAAGATGGCCTTCTTATGCTTACAACATACCAGGAACATCAAATGGTCCAAAGAGATGGGTTACAAACATGTCAGAATCAAATCTTCAATCTATCAGCTATGGCACCAATCACATCTCTTGTTAA
- the LOC114186533 gene encoding uncharacterized protein At4g37920: MELCTANAILPPRFSFSTTHADSVRNLKSFVPFPRFIIRAQREFERMRGLRPRATVSDAGSCEAVDESRMHRVCDKLIGVFMVDKPTPTDWRRLLAFSREWNNLKPQFFARCQERADAEEDPAMKEKLLRLARKLRQIDEDVQRHNDLLEVVKQDPSEISEIVSKRRKDFTEEFFIHLHTVAESYYDNKEKQNELAKIGNACLAAVQAYDAATESLEQVNAAELKFQDIISSPSLDAACRKIDNLAEKKELDSTLVLMITKAWSAAKESDMMKEEVKDILYHLYKTAVGNLQKLVPKEVRIVKYLIQIDDPEEQLSALKDAFTPGEELEGKDVDNLYTTPEKLHTWIKGVVDAYHLSREGTLIREARDLMSPEIIQKLEVLKMVIERNFM; this comes from the exons ATGGAGCTGTGCACTGCGAACGCGATTCTTCCACCAAGGTTCTCCTTTTCCACAACCCACGCAGATTCCGTTCGAAACCTCAAATCCTTCGTTCCGTTCCCCCGTTTCATCATCCGCGCCCAACGCGAATTCGAGA GAATGAGAGGATTGCGACCCCGTGCGACTGTGAGTGACGCCGGTTCCTGTGAGGCGGTGGACGAGAGCCGAATGCATAGAGTGTGTGACAAGCTGATTGGGGTTTTCATGGTGGACAAGCCCACCCCAACCGATTGGAGAAGGTTGTTGGCTTTCAGCAGAGAATGGAACAACCTCAAGCCTCAGTTCTTTGCGCGCTGTCAAGAAAGAGCCGATGCCGAAGAGGATCCCGCCATGAAGGAGAAGTTGCTACGCCTTGCAAGGAAGCTCAGACAG ATTGACGAGGATGTGCAGAGACACAATGACCTTCTTGAGGTGGTAAAACAGGATCCCTCAGAAATTAGTGAGATTGTCTCCAAGCGTCGTAAAGATTTTACTGAGGAGTTCTTTATTCACCTTCATACAGTGGCTGAATCCTACTATGATAACAAAGAAAAGCAAAATG AATTGGCAAAGATTGGGAACGCATGCTTGGCTGCTGTACAAGCCTATGATGCTGCAACTGAAAGCCTTGAACAGGTAAATGCTGCAGAGTTGAAATTCCAAGATATTATCAGTTCTCCTTCGCTTGATGCTGCCTGCAGGAAGATAGACAATTTGGCTGAAAAAAAAGAACTTGACTCAACATTGGTATTGATGATCACCAAAGCTTGGTCAGCTGCGAAGGAATCGGACATGATGAAAGAAGAG GTAAAGGATATCCTCTATCATTTATACAAGACTGCTGTGGGAAATCTTCAGAAACTCGTGCCGAAAGAGGTTAGAATAGTGAAGTATCTTATTCAAATCGATGATCCGGAAGAGCAACTGTCTGCCCTGAAAGATGCATTTACACCTGGAGAAGAACTTGAAGGAAAGGATGTGGATAATTTGTACAC GACACCAGAGAAGCTTCACACTTGGATAAAGGGTGTGGTGGATGCTTATCATTTAAGTAGAGAAGGTACCCTCATTAGGGAAGCAAGGGATCTGATGAGTCCAGAGATCATCCAAAAATTGGAGGTGCTCAAGATGGTTATCGAAAGGAACTTCATGTGA